caagagagagaagagatggagtTCGTAGATGGTAGAGAAACGAGAAGACGCGACAAAGGAGAAGACGCGATGTCAACACCACCACCACTGCCATCGTTCGTTACTATCACCACCATCGCCATCTCTCCCATCCCCAATCGCTCGTCACCACCACCATGGCTTCTAAGATCCGTCTTCACCGGAGTCGCCACCACCTCCGTCACGCTCGTcacttctttctttctctcggAGAGAGTAAACCTGCTGAGTTTCTCGCCGACGTCTTGGTGGTCACAGAGAGAGGTAGGGTTCTGCAGTTGTATTGTACTATGTATTGCTTGAGTTCTTGATTTGAGGGATTATAAGACATAGCTACTTGTGAGAACGTTGATGGCTCTATATTTTTGAATGGTGTTGTtgatttcaatacaaatttttttttccagattgtGGAGAAGATGATTGAAATGATCGACTCTGGTTTTGATTGTGGGAATGTGATATGTGCCAGATATGACAAGGTGAACTCTCCTTCTTCATTCTAAAATTCAGTGTAGGATGCATCATACTTATCTAAGCTATGAACTCTTTTGACCTTTGGGTGTTTCTTTATCTAAGCTAATTTACTTTGAACACCTTCTTCAGACCTTGT
This genomic stretch from Brassica napus cultivar Da-Ae chromosome C9, Da-Ae, whole genome shotgun sequence harbors:
- the LOC106417598 gene encoding uncharacterized protein LOC106417598; this encodes MEFVDGRETRRRDKGEDAMSTPPPLPSFVTITTIAISPIPNRSSPPPWLLRSVFTGVATTSVTLVTSFFLSERVNLLSFSPTSWWSQREIVEKMIEMIDSGFDCGNVICARYDKTLFLGKQRQQVWTSSMTSQMMYENRGLSRRWQRNLAVVV